CGTCGGTGTTGAACGAGCTGCCGCAGCCGCAGGTCGTCTGGGCGTTGGGGTTTCGGACCGAGAAGCCGCGACCCATCATGCTGTCGATGAAGTCGATCTCGGCTCCTGCGATCAGGTGCGCCGTGTGCCCATCGATGTAGACCTCGACGCCGTTCGACTCGGCCGTGATGTCGGTCGGCTCCGGCTCGTGGGCGAGCGCCATGGCGTATTCATAGCCCGCGCAGCCGCCGCCGATCACCGCGACCTTGAGCGCGCCTTGGGTGTGTCCCCGCTCCGAGAGGATCTCGCCGAAGGCGCGCGCCGCGCGATCGGTGACCGCCACCGGCGAGGGCGGCGGCGGGGCAGCCATCGGCAGCCCGATCGGTTCGTCAGCCGGGCCATCCATCGGCAGCGAGATTCGGCCGTCGGTTTGCACTGCACTCATCGTGCGTCATTCCTCAATTGCAGGGCGTTTGCAGCCTTCCCCCGAAGCTAGCACGAGGGACGCTCGGCGGCGAGCCAAGCAGGAGTGTCGCAGCCCGGTCAAAGCCAAGACTACGCGCGCACAAGTCTCGGAAATGCGAATGCCAGGCGCAGGTCTTCTAGGATCACCTGTTACACCCGAACAGCGAAGCTGTGACTCGTTTCACGCGTGGAAGACCTCCCTCCATGACCTACGTCGAGGCCCTGCGCTGGATCTATGGCTTCGCCGACCTGGAGCGCGGCGTGGGCCACGCGGGCCGGGAGGCCTATGCGGCGGGCCCGGCGCGCACGCGGAGGCTGCTGCGCGCCCTCGGCGATCCACACCTCGGCCTGACCTGCGTCCACGTCGGCGGCAGCAAGGGGAAGGGCAGTGTTTGCACGCTGGTGGCGAGCGCGTCCGAGGCCGCCGGCCTGCGGACGGGCGCCTACACCCAGCCGCATCTGCATTCGTTCCGCGAACGCTTCGCCATCGACGGTCGCGCCATCGAACCGCAGGCCTTCGCCGACCTCTGTCAACGGCTCGCGCCCCACGTCGACTCCCTGACGGCCTCCCATCGCCAGGACGGTCCCTACTCGACCTTCGAGCTGGCCACCGTGCTCGCGCTGCTGTGGTTCGCGGAGCAGGAGGTTGACCTGGCCGTGATCGAGGTCGGGCTCGGCGGACGGCTGGACGCGACCCGCGTGATCGAACCGGCCGTGGTGGGCCTGACGACCATCGTGCTGGAGCACACGCGCGTACTGGGCGACTCGCTTGAAGCCATCGCGAGGGAGAAGGCCGGCA
Above is a window of Chloroflexota bacterium DNA encoding:
- a CDS encoding iron-sulfur cluster assembly accessory protein, which codes for MSAVQTDGRISLPMDGPADEPIGLPMAAPPPPSPVAVTDRAARAFGEILSERGHTQGALKVAVIGGGCAGYEYAMALAHEPEPTDITAESNGVEVYIDGHTAHLIAGAEIDFIDSMMGRGFSVRNPNAQTTCGCGSSFNTDGSGVTAGACGK